aggggaggagagcaccTGAAGGAGCCCTCACACGCAGCTCGCACTTAGACGCTTTCGTATGTGCTCTGTGCTCCCTGCTGAAAACCTTTCTCCACCtcgtttccattttacagagaaggaagctgaggctcagagacgtaAAATGACTTGCCATGGGTCGTGCAGCTGGTATGGGGCAGAACGGGAATTCGAACCCAGACCATTGAGAAGCCTGGACAACAGCAACGGCAGGTACCTCACTAGCTTCCCATGCAGACCAAGCGAGATAGCAACATAAAACACTGGGCACCCTTCCTGGGACACAGTCCCATTTCAAGAACATTTTAAGTGGCCGTCACTAACATCCAGGTGTGGCCTCAGAGCTGCAATTCGCGCAGCCTTGCTCTCAGAACCCCGGCATGGGGAAGTTAGGAATGGGACCAAGTGGTGAATCTACTCCTCTCCAAACTCTCACCACTGCCCTCCGAACCTCAGGAGTCCAACAGATACAAGGGGCGCACATCCCTCACCCTTTTGTGGTGTTTGGAACTGTGCCCTGTAGCAGTATTTCCAAACCTCTGAGTGCATCAGAATCGCCAGGTGTGCTTTTGCAAATGCAAGTTCTCAGGACCCACTTCAAGCTCCCAACTCCCTAAGTCTGAGTGACGCCAGGACTCTGCTTATAAGAAGCCCCTGTGGGGATTCTGATGCAGGCGGTCCAGGAAGCAGCCTTTAAAAACACTGCCGTCTACCTTCCATGGTAAATTGCCTATTGGTGTATTCACATAGTAACAGAAGGGCAGGGCTGCGTGTGGAATAGTCCAGAAAGAGCACTGGTCAGCACGGTTTCTGTACTCCAGGGGGAGGGTGACTGATGAGTCAGCATGAGGATTCTAACTCTGGCTGCTCCACCCCCACGCGATGGCAAAGGGACATCAGATGTCGCAGCGGGACAGCCACGTCGGTGCCCCAGCTCCCTCTGTGTCAAGGCCCTGCCCACCACACCACCGCCTGAGAGTGATGGGTACCTGTGCAGGCTTCCCCACAGAGAGGACCTGCCAGTGCCAGCAAAACAAACATTCTGGGCTACACAGGAGCTGCCCGCCGTCCCATAGCTGATGAGCTGTCACCTGGATTGAACAGCACCCCCATGAGTTAGTGATGGTCGTCCAGGCCTCCTCCCTACCCCGGTGCCTACGTCCTGTGAATCACCAAATCTCCAGATGCCTCCTTCTTTGGAAGTGGAGACACTGATTGGGAGACTACATCCACTCAGCACCCCCTACATCCGAAATTCCTCCAGACCACCCCACCCTCAGCACCTCACAAGACACCTAGCACAGAGAAGATTCTTAGGAAGACATGATGGGTAGAGTGGTGTCTATGGAGAAAAGTGGTGTCACCAATGACATCACACCAGAAGTGCCCAATAATTCCCTCAAATATGTCCTTGGTACCTGAAAATCCACAGGAATTGGGCCATAGGGCACACTGAGGTTCAAGGCTTGCACGTCCTCCCGCTGCCTGATGTCCATCCAAGGGTTGTAGGCCACAGGAGGGAGGCCAGCAGGCACCTGGGGATCGGGAGCCAGGGTGATGTTCTCCAAGGGATACAGCTTCTGAAATTCCTTGGGGGAAAAGCACACAAAGACACCAGGTTGTCATTCTTTTCTGGCAGAGGCACAAGGCTGGGACTCTACAGATATTTATACTGCCTTTTTAAGCCTGTGATGCACTTACACGGCAGCTCACTGACACTACAAAGTCAGACTTGAGGTCACACTCACAAGATGCCAATGGTAATGATATCGCCACTCGTTTTCTATGAACCAAGCAGCAACGGCTCTCTTTTCTCCTATATATCAATACCCTCCTATTCCCATCCccacttcccacctcccctccaagtGGAAAAGGCGCGGAAGGGTGTTTCCAGTTCCCAAAACCTCCCTCCGGTTTGACAACACCCTGGGAGTTGCTCACAGAACGTGCTCAGGCACGCCCGTGGTTGTGCCTGATGACAGCGCAAGGGCAGCAGACACAATCAGCAAAGCCACGTGGGCAATGCCCAAGGGAGACCAGGCACAAGTTTCCAGAATCCTCTCCCAGTGAGGTCACACAGGATGTGCTTAATCCTCCCAGCAGGGAGCGGTGTGCCAACATGTGTGAAATGCTGCCGGCACGGAAGCTGGTTAAAGCCTCAGCACCCGGGCTGCTTCCTGGGGTCACTCCCCCGGGCACCCTCTGCCCTCACATACCCAAACTGCAGACTCCAGGCAGGAGAGCGGGGGTTTGCGTCAACAGTTTGGGCACAGAAAGCCACTCATCGCTCTGGGAGCGGTGCCAACTCCAGCTTCCCAGAGGCCAGCCAAAGCCCAGCCTCGCAAGCAGACCTTTCTAAGGAGAGCAGCCAGGCCTGCCAGGTTAACCCCGGCTGGGAGGGCCAGATCCCCTGCGCCAGTCAGAGCATCAAAGAACATGTCTTTTGCTCTCTACATCCATCACTAGTGAGGGGCATTCTTTACAAAGTCAAAAGAATGGGCTGCTTAGGCCTAGGGAAGACACgacagggaaaaactgaaaaggatTTTTAAACAGCAGAGACTACATGCTCTGAATGACGGACATGCAAGCAGTGCCCTGTGTTGAAGGGATCTGACCCACCAGGCTCAGGGGGAGCGCCAACTACTGAACACGGCTTCACGTTCCTTGGAACCGTGCCCCCAAGGACCATCCCTTACCGAGGGCCTTGGCAGCCAGCTCTGACTCCCTTCTCTCTGGTGATCTTACCATCCAACCCAGCACATGCTCACGGAGtccaagagaaaaaaactaaaacccTCCAGTGGGGGAGGCAGAAAACCAAGCATTTCCAACAAGATTCTTACATACCCCAAGTCTACTTCTTAGCCTTGACCTCTGCATCCCATCTCCACACCACTGAGTACAGTAGTGCCATCAGGCACCCCAGCGACAGGGCCGGCAGGATGTGGCCACCCTCACTACACTAATCTCTCCTTCGAGAAAGGACAGAGCTGTCACAGCTGTGCTGGATCAACCCTCAGCCAGATCTTCACCTTGGGGTATCTGAAGGGGATGTGTGGCTTGTGATACCCAACAGCCAGGAAGAAAGGACTGGCTgatgttttcatcttttccaaCAACCGTATAGCTTGCTCGGTGCTCTGTTTGTCAGGCAAGGTGCCCTCCGGCACATCCGCCACATCCACAGGGCAAAGCAGGTTGGCATGGAGCTGTCCGTCCGGCCCCCTGCatgtctttgaaaacaaaacatgtaaCGCTGTCAGCTCTTGAAATGCAAGAAACAGGAGTCATGAAGGCTGCACACACAGAGGATTTAACATTCATATCACTAGCCTGTAAATCTTCATCATTCAAAGTGGTCGGGCACACACGAACTAGAACTAAAACAGAGAAACGTTTCATCTTTTGCAGGCAGGGCCTGGGCCAGAAATCCACCAGCACTTAGCTTCTTGCTGTTCATCTTCTGTCTCCAGGCCTTAATTAATTAAAGGAAGCCCATGTAAACGAATGACCAAAACAAATTTGTCTCcagctcaataaaaaaaaaaaaataagcgaattaaaaaatggacaaggTACTTGAACAGAGATTTCTCCAGACAAGACAGataaatggccaaaaagcacatgtaaagatgctTCATGTCATTAGTCGTCATGGAAACACAAGTGAAACCcaaaatgagatactacttccCACCCACTACAATggctagaatttttaaaactggacAGACAATAATACTAGGATGGCTAGAATTTTTTAAACTGGACattaacaagtgctggcaaggatgggCAGAAACCAGAGCCCTCATACATGCTGCTGGGGATGTGAAATgctacagtcactgtggaaaacactcaGGGGGTTCCTCAAACAGTGAAACATAGAGTTAGTGtgtaacccagcaattctacaCCTAGGTGGATACcggaaaaaattaaaacctacgTCCACACAGATACTTGACCTGGCAGTTccacctaagagaaatgaaaagttaagCCACACGAACACCTGTACGTGAATAGCAGTATTACTGATAGTAGCCAAAGAgtggaaacccaaatgtccatcagctgatgaacagataaataaaacgtGTTATCTcctccatacaatggaataccatttgGCTATAAAAAGTAATGAAGCTTTGGGGAGCTtagctggctcggtcagtaggcatgcaactctcgatctcgagtttgtgggttcaagctccatacTGGGTGGAgaggacttaaaaataaaatctttaaaaaaaaaaaaggtaatgaagttctgatacatgctacaacgtggatgagcCTCAGGAACACTATGAATGAAGCCAAACACAAAACgccatatactgtatgattccatttacacaaaatgtccagaataggcaaatccatagagaaagaaagtagatcaGTTGTTGCCATAGGCCGAGGGTTCAGAGAAAATGGGGAATGAATGGTAACGGGTACCCACATACTTTCCGGAGTAATGGAAATGCTCTTAAATGGTTtgttgatggttgcacaaccctgagcatactaaaaatcactgaattgcaCACATTAAAAGGGTGACTTTTATGGTGTATCGATTatatctcaaaacatttttttaacaacaaaaaaacccctgtcTTCAATTTCAAAGACAGACTAAGACTTATGAGTGACAAAGTCCCAGTCAACTGGATAAGGTCACAATCCATGGAATTTCCACATCTTCAATGATGCCATGCACAGAATGGAACCTATTGCTTCATTGCCCAAAGTGGTCATAGTGCCCACAAGGCCAAGGTCAGTTCTGACCATGATTTTGGCCTCACAAACACCCAGCTGCTGCTGCCCCATCCCAAAAAGCAGCATTCTTTCACAGGCCAATCTTGGCCACACCGCCCCCAGGCAAGACAGCCCAGCACCTGCTCACCCTATAGCTACACATGAGCTGCAGCACTCACGGGGGTGTGGGACAGTCAGACCCACTGCTTTGAGGATGAATGTGGGGAGTGAGGACAGAAGCCAGCATTTATAAGTGAGGTCACTAAAAACTCTCAAAACGGCTTCAGGGGATGAAAGCATTGAGACATGTCTTCCCAGTGTCACTCTGGTAGTACTCAAGGCACAGGCCAAAGGCCAGAGCCCTGAGCTCTTGCTGTGTATTCTGAAATGGAAGGTTGTCAAAAATTTAGAATACTCCTCTCCCCTGACCAACCGCCTCCCCCAAATCCACGTCCCCCTCCATATGAGGTCTTTAAAAACCTCAGAGGAGTTATGTCCTATATCTCAGttctccagctgcttttctgaatgttttaaatGCGGTATTTAGTTTCATTTCTACATTGCATGTTCCTCTACACTAAGATTAAAGTTCTCTgcagactcctttttttttctgtaatgctCTAAAATTTCAAAACCCCCGTCAAAGGTCTTAGCACCCGATCCTATCCGTTAGGCCTGAGACGGAGAGAcagacatatatatgtacatatgcctTTCTCCCAACTTGGGCCAAGGCCCCTGGAGGACAAGCCACTCTTCTCCCTACCCAGAGTAAGCACCCGGCAGCCATTAAATGAGCCTTACACACTAGAGCATAAGGTTCTAGAACAAGCCATATCCATGTGCTTCTAAAACGAAGCCACCTCTCCCAGCGGATCTAATGCTAAAGATCCCGACATCTGTCTCTGCCACGTCATGATCACAGACTTCACTGTATAACCAACCTGAAAGAACATGTGACACATACAGAAGTTAACCTTAATttgctaaacaggaaaaaaaagcagttcCTCTACAGAATACCACCTCTTTCACATCCTTACCTTGGTGTTTTCATACTTTTCAGAGGAGGGATGATAAGGTGGAAATGACCAGCTATATGGAGAATCATCACTATAATTGGAAGATATTCcttgagaggggaaaaaagaaagtcattaaataaaatctgaaggGTCCTCCAATGCCCTCCCCACTCCAAATTAAAACTTTGTGAACGAGGGAAGTATCATCTTCCTTttttgggcttcagtttcctcatctataaaatcaagAGCTTAGGCAGATGATGAGAAGTCCCCATTAAAGCCAACTCACTaggtttctggggcacctgggtggctgagtcagtcaagcgtctgactttggctcaagtcatgatctcgcagttcatgagttcgagccctgcatcgggctctctgctgtcagtgcagagcccacttcagaccctctgtccccctctctctgcccctcccccacttgtggtctctcaaagataaataaacatttaaaaaatgtaccttAAGGCTAACTCACTAGGTTTCTATTCGAGTAGTAAGCATCCGACCCCGTAGTCCCTTAAGCCCTGGCTATTCATGCTAGGCCCTGAGGAAGGCCCCCTCAGGTCAGCCAGCCAGCTGCAGCAACAGAGCCCCACGGAGCCCTCGCTGGAGCCTCTACCCTGTCCTACAATGGAGGAGCAGAGGCAGCAGCACCACCACGggccaggtggggaaggggaggctcAGGGAAGGTCGGTGCCTTAGCTGATGCCAACCGGATATAGAGGAGtgagctgggactcaaacccatgccCTAGGACACCTGGTTCAGTGCTCATTCACGAAGCAGAAACCCACCCCTAAGCTCAGCAGCCTTCGTCTATTTGGCAAGACAAAATAACAGCAAAACCATGGAAGGACAGCCCCCTGTCTAGACAGTAGAAGTGCCGTGTAAGTAGGGAAGCCACAGACGCGATGGGTCGAGTGACAGCGGGCAGTGGGGCGTGTGTGGGACCCGACAGAAAGTGCTGCCCAGCGGGATGAGataggagggggcagggagggtaaTGTAGGCAGAACCGCAGGAGAAAGAGCATCCTCAGCACAGTGACCCAGGGCTCCAGCAGGGAGCACCGGGCAAGGCAGGACTGGAGGGAAAGGGGGCAGTGGGTGGAGGGCTCATCGACACAGAATGCACAGCGGAGGGAGCAGAGGAAGCCGCTGGACCCAGAGGAGGCTGGGTTCAAATGTCAGCACTGCTCCTTATCACCCAtgcaaccttgggcaagccacttgaCTTCCATTAGCCTCAATTTCCTTCTCAGAAGATGATGACGATGATAAAAACCCACTGTGCTTGCTGTTGAGGAGAGGATTACAGGAGTGGCCAGCACAAGAACTGGCACGGGCCTGGCCATCAATCAACGGTGGCTGCTGTCTTCCCTGAACAGGTCTTTGCCTCATGGAACAAGGTCTTAAGAACAAAGACCCAGTTGAAAAATGGATTTCCACAAGGACCGCAGGCAAAGCTCTCGCTCTCTGGCTAAGACGTGGTGCTTACAGCCTGATTCCACAATCTAATTACCAGGAGGAATGAAGCCAAACAACGCCACTCGGGCCTTCTTTGGCCTCCCTTCCTGAAGCACAACCTCCCCTCTGCTCTAGTCCCTCTGCTCCCCAGGCTCGTCTCTCCCCTCCAGCTGTGCTCAGGCAAGGGGTAGTATGAGGTAAGCACCAAGCACAGGAAGTCCCTGATGGTGGGCCTTTGGCTACACAACGTCATTCCTGACACACTTGCTTTCTAAAACCAGGCCCGACTCAGCCAAGCCACACGTTATCCTCAACCTGCACCGGCCAGCTGGGCTCCAGAAGGCTCTTGAGCCTGCCCGTGTAACCAGTGAGCAAAGGGAAAGCTCCTGAAAACATTAGTGGTAGTCCCTAGCAATAAGCACCACTGTCGTATAAAGGGGGCTTTCAACACCCTTTCATGCTCCTGAACTACCTGGATTGGGTCGCTACCCTGGGAGGTGATCAAGGCAGCTACAACTCATTTGCCAGGGAAGGAATCTGAGGCTCAAGGGGGAAGaacaatttgcccaaggttaaCTGCACAGCTcagaagtggcagagctgagactggAACGCGGGAGCCCGGATCCCTGGTGCTGCTGCCCATCAGTTCACCCTGCCTGCAGAGATGTTCAACCCAGGGTTCCGTGTGACACAGAAAACCTGAAATCAACCTGGATGAAAGCACAGCATATCTGCACGTGAGACTACCACGCTGTCGTTAACGGTGACTTTGCACGAAGGGCAGCTATGTGGGGAAGAGTTTATGTTTAAAACATTCACAACATAAAGCTGTCTGTacaggaaaaatctcaaatcagaaaaataatatgtCTGCAACAAGGGAACCTCAAAATACAGTCCTCCTCAGTGTGGTGCAATTACAAGTGATTCATATCCTTTACTTCCtgctttcctccccccccccaactttccGTCAAATAATCATGTGTTAGCTTCAGTACGTTTAAAAACCGTTTTAAAGTTTGTGCTTCAGCATTCCCCTTTTGGCATTCAAGAGAGCCAGTTTATCAGGCAGTCTTGAAAGTTAGCGCTGGTGGCCCCTGGCACCCTTTAGGCTAAGGGCACCAGCTTACATTCTCCCTTCTGACCTCACAGGCGGGGAGCAGCAGCCCCACCAAAGCGCAGCCTCTTCACTGGACAAATCAGCATAGCTGCCCTGGTCTCACTTTACTGACAGGGATCCTGGGGTTCAGAGGGTcaggcacagagccggactcacACCCAGCACTGGCACCTCCCCAGCCAGTGCCCTTCCTTCTGCGTGAGAAGTCGAAGGAACCAAACAGCATCATGACTCGTTTCTGAAAGAAGAAAGTCCCACTACCCCTTCTCATGTGCGGCGAGGACAGGAAGCTAAGGTGAGAAGTAGGAGTTTGTACAAAGACAGTGGTGACTAATGAGGGGTCCACCCAACCCATACAGCCCTCTGCAAAGATAGCCCAAGCCCCAGCAGGGGATTCTGGCCCTCAGGCACAGAACACAAGAGAACCCAGACTTTGGACGGCAGGCAGTACCAGGGTGAAAGACTTTTCCAACCGACATGGTCACGTAGCCATTCTCCTTGAAGTACTGGGGGATGGTAGAGAAGTTTCCAGCATGTATCCTCCAGTAGGAATTGAAGTCATACAGGCGGGTGGTGTCTGGTCTCCTCCCAGTGAGGAAGGATACACGGCTCGGAGCACACACTGCTTGCTGTAAGGgagcagaagcagaggaaaatgTCCTCAGAGGAAAACAGTCTGGATGCTAAAAGGTAACCAGGCAACCTCAAGAGTCCTCAGTAAACAGCTTGGCAGCTGAGTCATGCAGACCTCAAAGCCAACCAGTGGGATCTAGGCCTCACCCAGATGCCAGGAATGTCTTCccaggaagaggcaggggaggaCTCAATCCCTCAAACCAGCAGATTATTGTGTCCTTTTGTGTGATGGAGTCTTACAGGTACACAGAGCAGGAAAGGGTCTTGAGGGCAGACCCATGAGGGGGCTCAGGGAGGAATGCCACCAAGGCAAGCTGCATGGTGCTTGCCCAAGTTTGGTCAGCAGACCGGAGAGCGGCATTCTGCAGTGCCCCTTCCTTCTCAGCACCAGACAATCCTCTTTGGGCAAGCAAGCTGGGCAGGACCATCCTGAGCATGTTAGGGGATGGTCACCCTCTGCCAAGCTTGAAGGCACAAACTTCTTTGCCAGTGCACAACCAGGTTTTCTCTTTTGCCATTTTCCAGACTATGCTTCGCTCTAAAAAACACATGCCTGGCACCATCAGTGTCACCTAAGCGTAGCTGAGAGGACCCCATCCCTCAACCCTCAGTGCACAAGGTACACATCCACACCTAGAGGTCCCTAGACATACCTGGGCAAAGGCATTCTGGAAGAGGAGGCTGCGGGACGCCAGTTGGTCAATGTTTGGGGACCTTATGGCCTTGTCCCCATAACAGCCCAGGGAGGGGCGCAGGTCATCCACGATGATTAGAAGGACATTCAGAGGACCTGCATGGGAGAGAGAAGCTTCAGTGAGATcacctgcactgacagtgaaccCCCACCCATGGGGGGTGCTAGGGTACTGAATGGTCCTAGGCTGGCCCCTGCACCCTGGACAGCCCAGCCAACcaagacagggagggggcaaTGAGGGTTGTGTCTcagggagggtgggagtgggtgCACAGAAGCAGCCCCAGTCCTGGGTGGCAAGATTAGGCTCTGGGCAAGGCCTCAAGCCTGGACGAAGtcgggagagaaagggaggaagagggagggagggaaggatagacgaaaggaaagaagaatttagggagggagggaaggatggatggaggaaaggatggatggagggagggacagagagagggaggaaagtaAGTTTGGATGTTAGAAAGAATAGCAGATGGGACGGAGACAGGAAGTTAAGGACCGGTGTAGGCAGGAAAGGAGATACGGAACCCGAAATCTGAGCGAGAGCCAAGGCTGCACCTGTGGTCGAGTTGCTGGGCGCCGCAGACTCAAGGGAGGCGCAGACGGAGGCCAGGACCAGGCCAAGCCAAAGCAGACACTGGCCGGCCGGCGGCATTTCTGTCCCGGCGCGGCCACTCCGGGCCGATGGTGACAGGCTGCGGTGGATGGGCCCGCCGCTAGCCCAGCGTCACCTGAGCGATCTGCGCGAAGTGGCCGCGGCCGGCCCCACAGGCCCTGGAGCCGGCCCGGATGCTAGTGCGCCTGCGCACCTCGTGTCCCGCCCCACCCCTCGGGGGCGGGGCTTAGTGCTGCGCGAGGCCCCTGCGCGTGATCCCGGCCATAGGGGGCGGGGCCGTGGTTCGAGCGCAGCGCCAGCACCGCCCAGCTGCCCCGCCCGCTTGGCAGACCAGCCAAGCCGCGGGTTACTCCGTTGTTGGGGAGCTATGCTGGAATCTTTCCAGGTGTGTCAAAGTTTTGCGATGCAACCCCTGTCCTTAACCAGCagttttctgcctctttgccTTTGCTCCTGTTATGCCTTCCACCTGGAAGCCCTTCCCTTCCGTCATCACTCCATAAAAGTCACACTTCCTTGCAGACCAGCCCAATGACATTCTCCTTCAATGCAGCTCTTTGAGAAGCTGCCTTCCTCCATCTGAAAGGTCCCCCCGTTTATGCATTTGTTCGACAGATACTTACTAAGTATCGCAGATACGTATACCAAGCACTGTTGGCGGCTCGGGAGTTCAAAGTGCCTGCCCTGGTGGGGCTTGCAGACCttaaataaccaaataaacaaagaacGCCAGTGGGCACACACGGTCTGGACAAATATAAGGCCAGGTGGATTTGCATGTTATTGTTGATAGGGTGGTCAGGCAAAGCCTCATTAGTATTCATTGACAGCTGCGGTGGACACACCCTAAGGTGACCCCCACTAGGTCGTGCCCTTGTATAATCCCCTCCCTTTGGGCGTGGGTAGAACCTGTGCTTCTAACCAGTAGAATATGGTGAAGGTGAGATAGCATTTCACATGTGTGACTACATTAGGATGTATCTATGAGTCCATCTTGTTAGCACACACTTAGAGGCATTCTCCCACTGGTCGTGGAAAAGCCATATTGTAACTGTCCCTGGAGAGGGCCACGTGGCAGGGAACTCTGGATGGCTTTAGGACCTAAGGGTGGCCTCCAGCCAACAGCTAGTAAGAAGCTGAAAACTTGGCCCTAGAACCACAAAGAAATGGATTCGGCCAACAACCACATGAGCCTGATCAAGGACTCTGAATTCCAGAAGGGACTGCAGCCAGGGTATGTGATGGCTACCCAATTCTCTGCAGAAAGATGGCCTCTCTGTCCTCAATCTAGCTATGGACATAAGCAAAGAAAAGACCAATGGAGAAGGGGGTCCCTTCAATGTTCCAACAAAGCCCAAGAGGTCACAGACACGGCTGAGATTGAACTTGCAGGGCAAATGGAGCGGTGTGAAGGATGAAATGCAGAAGTAGAGTGAGATGATGATGGACGAGAAGTGAGAGCAAAGCCGAAGACTGAATTTTTGGCCACAAAGTCCAATTTAAGGAACACAAagcagatatttttccaaagtactTACACACCCCAGCAGACCAGAATATGAAATGCCCTCCTAAATATCAAGGACATTCACACAGTAGCTTCAGCTCACTGAGAAGTATTTAGGGGAGTAGCCTGGTTTCACTAAAGACTAAAATATTCAGCTGAGAGCATCATAAAAACAGGCCTCCAATGTCTCAAGACAGGCGCCACTTTGTAGCTCAGTGCCTGCATGAGATTTAATAGAGGCATCCAAGGAAAACAGCCCCAATCTTTctacatacagtatatacataaGCAAGTATTacatttctggaatttttttttaattttttaagtttatttatttatttctgagagagagagcacgagtgagggagggcctgagagaaagtggaagagagaaaatcccaagcaggctccatgccatcagcacagagcctgatgcagggctcgaacctatgaacccatgaaatcatgacctgagctgaaatcaagagccagacgcttaaccgactaagccacctgggtgccctaaGTTTCTGGAAtgttaaagaaaacatgattGGTTCCACCTGCAGTTTAAGTTAATGAACCAGACACATACGTTTATCGTCTTTTATGGGTTGTGTTTATCCAAAAGCCAACTCTAAAACAGAGTGAAGTGCGCAGTGAGTGCCTTTGGGAGACATACCTGTGGAAAGGATGAGAAGGGAGCAAGAGTGGAAAGAGGCAGCAGCTGAGCTGTGATTCAGGCCCCAGCTAACCCCATGGGGGTTAGGCCAATATGGCCAGATATTTCTACATCACCTTGATAAGTCATTGAATGCAGATATACCCTGGGAGGGGTCCGAACTTGGGCAAGGTGGCCCTGTGCAGCTGAGGCAGGCCCTGAAGGGGTGGACAGCCCCAAAGGAGGTGCCCTCTCAGCAACTGGGGCAAGAAGGCCATCACTGAAAGGGGGTTTAGGTGACACATCTCTCTGTTCACCACACCTCTTCCTCCCTTTAAAATAATCATGaaggaacaaaaacaatataGCCTGACGGCaataaagaatggaaaaggaTGCTCAAATTCATTAGTTATTACAGAAACGTAAATCGAAACCGTAAAGAAGTAgcacttcacacccactaagatGACCATtatcaaaaacttttaaaatcacaagcgttggtgaagatgtggagaaaaatcgGAAAACCTGGACATcgttggtggcaatgtaaaatgAGTCAGCTGCTGTGGAAATAGTTTTGCAGTTCTGTAAGAAGTTGAAAATAGAAGTATCATGTGACTCGGCAGTTCTACTCTTACATATATACCCAGAAGATTTGAACACTGGTGCTCCAACAAGTGTTTGTACATGCGTGTTCATcacagcactattcacaatagccaaactggCTGAAATGTCTGTCGCCAGATAAAGGGATTGTGGTCTAGCCACACGATGGGCTATTATGCATCCATAAAGAAGAAAGGGAGTCCTGATGCGTGCTGCAGTATGGAGGACTCTTGAAAGCATCATGCCa
The DNA window shown above is from Lynx canadensis isolate LIC74 chromosome X, mLynCan4.pri.v2, whole genome shotgun sequence and carries:
- the IDS gene encoding iduronate 2-sulfatase isoform X5 → MPPAGQCLLWLGLVLASVCASLESAAPSNSTTGPLNVLLIIVDDLRPSLGCYGDKAIRSPNIDQLASRSLLFQNAFAQQAVCAPSRVSFLTGRRPDTTRLYDFNSYWRIHAGNFSTIPQYFKENGYVTMSVGKVFHPGISSNYSDDSPYSWSFPPYHPSSEKYENTKTCRGPDGQLHANLLCPVDVADVPEGTLPDKQSTEQAIRLLEKMKTSASPFFLAVGYHKPHIPFRYPKEFQKLYPLENITLAPDPQVPAGLPPVAYNPWMDIRQREDVQALNLSVPYGPIPVDFQRKIRQSYFASVSYLDTQVGHLLSALDDLQLTNSTIIAFASDHGWALGEHGEWAKYSNFDVATRVPLMFYVPGRTAPLPEAGEELFPYIDPFDSVLELMEPGRRVMDLVELLSLSPTLAGLAGLHVPPRCPVPSFHVQLCREGQNLGKHFQLQDLGEDPHLRVSRQQRFLVEE
- the IDS gene encoding iduronate 2-sulfatase isoform X3, whose product is MPPAGQCLLWLGLVLASVCASLESAAPSNSTTGPLNVLLIIVDDLRPSLGCYGDKAIRSPNIDQLASRSLLFQNAFAQQAVCAPSRVSFLTGRRPDTTRLYDFNSYWRIHAGNFSTIPQYFKENGYVTMSVGKVFHPGISSNYSDDSPYSWSFPPYHPSSEKYENTKTCRGPDGQLHANLLCPVDVADVPEGTLPDKQSTEQAIRLLEKMKTSASPFFLAVGYHKPHIPFRYPKEFQKLYPLENITLAPDPQVPAGLPPVAYNPWMDIRQREDVQALNLSVPYGPIPVDFQRKIRQSYFASVSYLDTQVGHLLSALDDLQLTNSTIIAFASDHGRRVMDLVELLSLSPTLAGLAGLHVPPRCPVPSFHVQLCREGQNLGKHFQLQDLGEDPHLRGNPRESIAYSQYPRPADYPQWNSDKPSLKDIKVMGYSIRTIDYRYTVWVGFDPREFLANFSDIHAGELYFVDSDPLQDHNMYNDSQGRDLLQSLMP
- the IDS gene encoding iduronate 2-sulfatase isoform X1, coding for MPPAGQCLLWLGLVLASVCASLESAAPSNSTTGPLNVLLIIVDDLRPSLGCYGDKAIRSPNIDQLASRSLLFQNAFAQQAVCAPSRVSFLTGRRPDTTRLYDFNSYWRIHAGNFSTIPQYFKENGYVTMSVGKVFHPGISSNYSDDSPYSWSFPPYHPSSEKYENTKTCRGPDGQLHANLLCPVDVADVPEGTLPDKQSTEQAIRLLEKMKTSASPFFLAVGYHKPHIPFRYPKEFQKLYPLENITLAPDPQVPAGLPPVAYNPWMDIRQREDVQALNLSVPYGPIPVDFQRKIRQSYFASVSYLDTQVGHLLSALDDLQLTNSTIIAFASDHGWALGEHGEWAKYSNFDVATRVPLMFYVPGRTAPLPEAGEELFPYIDPFDSVLELMEPGRRVMDLVELLSLSPTLAGLAGLHVPPRCPVPSFHVQLCREGQNLGKHFQLQDLGEDPHLRGNPRESIAYSQYPRPADYPQWNSDKPSLKDIKVMGYSIRTIDYRYTVWVGFDPREFLANFSDIHAGELYFVDSDPLQDHNMYNDSQGRDLLQSLMP
- the IDS gene encoding iduronate 2-sulfatase isoform X4 yields the protein MPPAGQCLLWLGLVLASVCASLESAAPSNSTTGPLNVLLIIVDDLRPSLGCYGDKAIRSPNIDQLASRSLLFQNAFAQQAVCAPSRVSFLTGRRPDTTRLYDFNSYWRIHAGNFSTIPQYFKENGYVTMSVGKVFHPGISSNYSDDSPYSWSFPPYHPSSEKYENTKTCRGPDGQLHANLLCPVDVADVPEGTLPDKQSTEQAIRLLEKMKTSASPFFLAVGYHKPHIPFRYPKEFQKLYPLENITLAPDPQVPAGLPPVAYNPWMDIRQREDVQALNLSVPYGPIPVDFQRKIRQSYFASVSYLDTQVGHLLSALDDLQLTNSTIIAFASDHGWALGEHGEWAKYSNFDVATRVPLMFYVPGRTAPLPEAGEELFPYIDPFDSVLELMEPGRRVMDLVELLSLSPTLAGLAGLHVPPRCPVPSFHVQLCREGQNLGKHFQLQDLGEDPHLRGNPLSRQQRFLVEE